In Novipirellula artificiosorum, the genomic window TATTGAGGGGCTCGATCTCGGTCGTTTGCGAGTTCATATCTATGGGCCGCGTCCGAAGACCGACGACAAGTCGACGCCAACGCTGGTTGCCACGTTCGTGGTCGTGGACGTTGGCACAGAGAACATCGAAGTGGTGCTCGACACCGATCTTCGCCGCGCCTTACCGCGAATCCCGGCTCAACGCGTCGTTCCCTCCAGTTCGATCCCCAAGCAGGATCCCTAGGCGAGCGGCAGAAGCCAATTCACCGACTAGCAAGTCCGTCGTACGCTAAGAACGATCTTGCCTCTCGCCCCAAAAATTGTCTGTCCAGCTCTTCCCTTTCCATTGCTAAACGAGCCCTCATCATGTTCACGGTGTTTTCGACGTTGGCTGCGATTCTTGCATTCAGTGGCGTGCCGTTGTCGGGCCGAGTGGTTGACCAAAACGATCAACCGGTCGATGGCGCGGTGGTCAAGATCAGTGTGGGCCGGCCTCGCACCGGACCCGCCTTGACTTGTCCGTCTTGCTATGTTGACTGCGGTAAGTTTGTGCTGACGGATGCGGATGGCAAGTTCCATTTTGAAGGTGTCTCATCCGATCTGTTCTTTGGGCTAACCGCTGGCGCGTTAGGTTATCAGGGTGCCTTGGCTCGCGATGTTGATCCGCTTGAGCCCGATTTGACGCTCCGAATTGCGAAGCTGGACGACGTCGATCCCGGCGAGACGCTGGCGGGCAAGGTGGTCGATTTGCAAGGCAACGCGATTTCGGGTGCCATGATCACCGTGGGGACAACGCATTACTTAGATGGCAGTTTGACGGGCCCGGGCCGCCAAATCACCCCTGCGACGGTGACCGATGCCGATGGTCAGTTCGCTTTGACGGTTCGAGCTGCGATTCGATCAACAACGTTGAAGGTCCGCGTCCCCGGATTCGCCCCCCAGGATGTCGTTGGTATGCAGCGTGGCCGAACGGGGCAAGTGATCCAAATGGGACCGGGTGGCTCGTTGATGGGACGGATGTTGCTCGACGGAAAACCGGTCAGCGGAATGAAGCTTGGATTGGTGCAAATGGACCGCAGAATCGGAAACGTTGTTACTCCTGACGAAATTGTTACTGCTGCGGATGGAATGTTTCGCTGGGACAATCTGCCGCCAGCTGCCGACTATGCGATCTACAGCCAATTCGAGCAACTCAGCGACGCCGCGCTCGCGGTGTCCATTGTTACGGTTCCTGCGGATGGTGAGTTAGCGGATCTGGGTGAGATCGCGGCACAGAAATCTCATGGATTGAAAATTCAAATCGTGATGTCCGACGGGGCCGAAGTTCCCGAGGGATCCTTCTGTTACCTGACGCGGTCGAAAGCGGCCCATTCGGCCAAAGAGCCACTTTCGTCTACTTCGCTGCAATCGGTTGCCTTTGACGGGCTCGCTACGGAAGTGGTGGAAATCGGCGTGCGGATTCCCAATTATGAAATCGAATCATCGGATCCGCCCAGCCAAATCGACCTCAATGGGCGATTGCAGCGATGGAGTGATCACGACGAAACGATTGTGATTCAGATGAGGAAGCGGCGTTAGTTGTTCTACACGGCACGGTTCCTTGCCTGTGATGCTTTTCTGGTGGATGTGCTACTTCACGCGAGCCGAGGTAACCACACGTCCTAATTGATCGAGTAAAACCAGGTCCTTCGCCGAGATCGTTCGGACGGCGAAAACGATGGTTTGATTGATCGTTTGCGGCTGAACCGAACTGGCTATCTTCATCGTCAATAGCCCGTTTTGCACCGACCAGGTACCGGTGGATGCGGGCGGTTGAGCAAACATTTGCTGGAACATTGCGATCTGTTCATGTTGGCGGTAAGCGGTATAAGCGCCGTTGGGATGATAGGTCACGGCTAACGTTCCCATCGCGTCACGCAGTGCCCAGGTGCCGGAAAGCATTTGAGCGACCTGGGCGTCGGTCAAGCTACCCGCAGCGATGGCGGGCGTATTCGGATTCGTGCCGGGGCTGCTGGTGATTCCGCTCGGGGGGGGAGGCAGCGGAATCGGTTTGGCAAATGCGCCGGGCGGTATGGCGGAGGCGGCTTGGCGCTGCAGCACCAGCATCATCCGCTTGCTACCGGGGGGCGAGCTGAAATCGGTCGGTCGTGGGGCGACCCGCGGATCCGTGACGCACATCGCAACTTGGTTCCCTGAGGAATCAAACTGGTAGATACCTTCGCCAGCGGTTTGGTCAGGCGAGATGATCGAGATGAAGTTTGGGTTGGCCAACGAAAAGGACTTGGCATATTGTTTCTTATCGACCGGCGATTCAAAGACAATGGCGTTCGCTTTGATTTCCACTTCGCCTCCGGAAGGCAGCCACAGTTGGATCGCATCCACAGGAATCACCCTTCCGTCTTCGGTCAACTGTGTGACCTTCCACTTCCCTTGCAACCGCTGCAAATCGCCGTTTGCGGCAAACGCCATCGGAACGCATGTCAGCCAGGCCAACAGAGTCGTGAGTACTCGAAGTTGCATTAACCATGCCTCTCAAAAAGAAGAATCGGATCCGCGCAGCATGCACAGACCACCCAAGTGTCCGCAAGTAAGTTTAGCGAAGTTCTGTCGGGTCAGAAATATCAATCGGATGACATCGTGACGCACAACACTTGGGTGTTGGATTCTGGTTATGATAAGGGGCAGAATGGAAAGAGAAGAGTATGCCATCCCCACGCTATAAGGATTCGCACCGAACATGTCTGAGGGCAGCGGATTTCTAAGTCGCGTCTTCGCTGACGCGCGTTCGACCTATCAATCGCTCGCGGATGCACTGCCGGTCAGTTTGTTGGTCAAGGACATCGACAGCCGGCGGATTTTTGCCAACAAACAGTACTTAACCGTCCGAGGCAAAACGCTCGACCAAATTCTCGACAAGGACGATTTCGACCTGTTTCCGGTTGAAATCGCAAGCAACTACATCGCGGACGATCAAGTCGTACTGCGTACCGGCGAGACGCTACACGATATCGAAGAAACGGTTTTTGCAGACGGGCGGACGCGTTGGATTGAGCGATTTAAATGCCCGATTCTTGATCCTCGTGGCAAGGTGATTGGCATCCAATTGTTGTTTTGGGATGTTACCGAGCGATTGCAGGCAGAGGACGAACTGAGGCGGGAACAGCGGCTGTTGCGGACCTTAATGGACAACATCCCCGACTCGATCTACTTCAAAGATGAACAGAGCCGGTTTCTTCGAATTAGCCGAATGATGGTTGAGAAGTTTGGAATGCTGGCGGAAAGCTCGGTGATTGGGAAATCGGACGCGGACATCTTTACCACCGAGCATGCCAAAGGCGCTCGCGAGGACGAGCTGCGGATCATGCGGACCGGCGAACCGCTGGTGGACCGAGTGGAACGGGAAACGTGGCCGGACAAAGACGACACCTACGTGATGACCACCAAGATGCCGCTGCGTGACGAAGCGGGAACCATCATCGGTACGTTTGGGATCAGCCGCGACGTAACGGAGCTGACGAAGTCCCAGCAAGCGCTGCGTGAAGCTCGTGATGTTGCGACACAAGCCAATCAAGCCAAAAGCAATTTTCTGGCCAACATGAGCCACGAAATTCGAACGCCCATGAACGCGATCATTGGGATGTCCGAGTTGCTGGCTCTAACGGACTTGACCCCAGAGCAGCGTGACTACAACCATTTGGTCAGTGATTCGGCGGATGCGCTGTTGCGGCTCTTGAACGAAATTCTTGATTTCTCGAAAATTGAAGCCAATCGCTTGGAGCTGGAATGCATTCCAATGGCTCTGCGCGATGTGATTGAAAAATCGGGGCAAACCCTTTCGGTCAAGGCTGCTGAAAAGTCGTTGGAATTGCTTTGCCGCGTGGCTCCGGATGTCCCCAACCGGCTGCTGGGCGATCCCGGTCGATTGCGTCAAATCTTGGTCAACCTGATTGGCAATGCGATCAAATTTACGGAAAACGGAAACGTCTTTGTTGATGTGAACTTGTGCAACGAGGCCGCTGCGCGGCCGGATCACAAAGCCGACTCCTCGACCCTTTGGTTACGTTTCCAAGTCGCCGATACCGGCATTGGGATTCCGGCCGAGAAACTCAGTTCGGTGCTCGAGGCGTTCACACAGGCAGATTCATCGACCACGCGACGTTTTGGTGGGACGGGTCTAGGATTAGCGATCTCTAAGCAATTGATTGAATTGATGGGCGGTCAATTGAATGTCGAAAGCGAGCCGAACGAGGGAACGACCTTTTGGTTCGTGTTGCCATTCCGCGTTGCGCCGAAACAGCAAGCGCCGAATCCCCAGCTTCGCAACCTCAGCGGCACGCGAGTGCTCGTCGTGGATGACAATGAAGTCAATCGACGCATCCTTCAAGAGATCTTCGCGGTCTGGGGGTTTGAAGCAACCTTGGTCGATGGTGGATCCAGTGCGATCGAGCGTTTTCGGCAGGCCCAACAAACCAGCGAGCCCTATCAGTTGGCCGTGCTGGACTGCATGATGCCGGAAATGGACGGGTTTGAGTTAGCGGCGACGATTCGTGACGAGTTTCCCAAGGCGGAAATAAAAATGATCATGTTGTCGTCGGCGAATTTGCCTGATGATGCGGCCAGATTGAAGAAGTTGGGAATTGCTCGCTACTTGACCAAACCGGTCGTGCAAAGTGAGCTTCTTGACACCATTGTGCATGTGTTAGGGGCGAGTCGCCCCATGCACCCCGAATCAATTTTAGCGGATGTATCGGACTGCCCACCGTTGCGCATTCTGGTGGCCGAAGATGGATTGGCAAATCAACAGGTTGCACTGGGGATGTTGAAGATATGTGGGCATACGGGTGTGGTGGCCAATGATGGCCGTGAGGCGGTTTCGCGTTGGCAAACCGAACCGTTTGACGTCATTTTGATGGATATGCACATGCCGGTGATGGATGGCATTGAAGCGACCAAGGCGATTCGCCAGATTGAGCAGTCGTCCGATTGCAGCGACCCCATTCCGATCATTGCCTTGACTGCGGCCGCGATGCAAGAAGACTCCGAAGCGTGTCTCAACGCGGGGATGGATGGCTTCTTGGCTAAGCCGATCCATGCGAAGAAATTGCAGGAGATGTTGGCTAAGTTCTCGCCAGATCGATCGGGGCAGACATCTGACAACTCAGCGGAACCGTGCGATTTAGAAAAGCAAGAGGATGAGCCTGAGATTGATTTGGAAGCGACCGATGTGGTCGATTTGCGGGCGGCCCAAGAGAGGTTGCCGGGGGGGCAACGCGGTCTTTGCCGGTTGGCAGAGGTCTTCGTCGGCGAGTGTGAATCGCTGATCAAGACGCTCGACGAGACGATTCCCGATGGGGACCTGGAACAGATCCAGCGGGCAGCACATACGTTAAAGGGATCGTCGAACCTGTTTTTCGCGAACCAAGTGTATGCATCGGCGAGATTGGTCGAAGTGGCAGCGAAAGAAGCCGATCGGGACGCATTGGTCGGGCTACTTGAACAGTTGAAAATCGAAGTTCAAGCGATGTTGAAGGTGCTCCGGAAAGTGGTCAGCGAAGGAGTCGCATGACCGCTGCTGCACCCCCTTCTCCCCAGCCCTTCTCCCCCGCAAAGTGGTCGTGCAGTTTCTAAGTTGTTGATTAAAAGAGACTTACAAGATTTACCTCTCTCGCTGGGAGAGGTCGAGCCTAAGCGAGGGAGAGCGGTGGTGTACCTCGCCCTTTGGGCTCGTTGTACCACATAAGTTATACGCTTGAAAAATTTTTTGCACCTGGCCCAAAAGCGTTCCATGCGTTGGACAGGTCGTAGGATCTCTGGATTCCAACCCAAAGCGTTTGCGTCCCAGGATCGTTCTTTGGTCGATCGATGAAGCCGCNNNNNNNNNNNNNNNNNNNNNNNNNNNNNNNNNNNNNNNNNNNNNNNNNNNNNNNNNNNNNNNNNNNNNNNNNNNNNNNNNNNNNNNNNNNNNNNNNNNNCGACGGTGCGCCAAGGGTGCTACCGGTTCCCGGCGGACGACCGACCGTCGGGGACTCTTTTCTAAGAGATCATTGGACACCGGAGCCATACCTCCAAAAAACCTTGAGTCTGGGTTCCGCGCGTTTCGGTCGGATGAGCCGGTTTTTTGACCGAGGAGTCCGAGAGCCACCCCGCCCATGAACCGCACCTCCGTGCAACAGGCTTTCCCATGTTCGCAGCACCAGCGCGAACCGCAAGGCAACAATCATTCGCAGCGGTTTGTCGAAAGACCAGAGCGAAATCTCGTCACCTACCCCGCAGATGTATTAGACAGCACCCGAGATGCGCGGTACAACGAGCTGCGCGGGCAGGGGTGGTTGGATAGGCAGGGGTGGTTGGATACCTAAACACTGTTTTAGTCACAACTTAGAAACTGCACGACCCATTCCGTGGGAGGGCCAATACTTGAAATACGGCCAATCCGTCGTTCACCGCTGTGAAAATACGGTCTCAATCTTGCCAAACCGCGACGGAGTAGCTATTTTGCGGGGCCTGTTAAACCACGTTTCACTCGAATTTTGACCTCATCGAGCCTCAATATGACTATGGATCGCAGCCTCAAGGTGCAAGCTGGGGCGATTAAATCTCGAAATGTAATGACCCGGGCCGAGCGTATTGCTCGGCTGAAAGAACTCAACCGCTTCGATCCCGAAGCCAGTATCGTTGGGATGCCGAAGGTGCGCGTTCCCAAGGTCTCGCTGAAGAAGAAGAAGAAGGTGAAGAAGGACGAGGATTCGGCGGACAAGTAGTAGGCGATTTCTCCCATTCGACGCCCTTCATGAGGCCATGTTATCGCTGCTTCCAATCCACGCGCTCACGATGTGCCAACGGAAGAAATTGAATTGCCGACGGAGGGGATTGATCCGCAGCGGTTGCCGCTGCCCGAAGCGACCCAGCCGCTGAAGATCCTTTGGCAGTATGTGATCGTTTTGTTGGCCATCCATGCGTTCGCTTTGCTGGCCCTGCTTCCGTACATGTTCACATGGTCAGGCGTGCTGTTGGCCATTCTTGGGCATTTCACCTTTGGAATGCTGGGGATCACGATCGGCTACCATCGCTTGTTGACGCATCGTGGGTTTGCTTGCCCGAAATGGCTTGAGCATACGTTCGCGGTTTTCGGCATGTGCAACCTGCAAGACAGTCCTGCCCGCTGGGTGGCCATTCATCGGATGCACCATCAACACAGCGATCATCAACCCGATCCGCATTCGCCCCTTGCCAATTTTTTGTGGGGGCATGTCGGTTGGGTCGTTTGCCGACATCGGGACCTCGATCGAACCAGCCACTATGAACGCTATGTCCGTGATTTGTTGCGGGATCCGTTCTACCTTCGCTTGGAGCGACGCGGTGGATGGTTTTTCGTCTTCCTTGCCCACGCCGTTCTGATTGCCGTCGCAGGAGCCCTGTTTGGATATTGGGCCAGTGGCGGGGTGACCAGCGAGTCGATCCGTTATGGCTATAGCTGGGCGGTTTGGGCCGTTGCCGTCCGGACCGTGTTTGTCTTGCACGGTACGTGGGCGGTCAACTCACTTTCGCATGTGTTCGGCTATCGAAACTACGAAACTCGGGACAACAGCCGCAACAATTGGTTGGTGGCGTTGTTCAGTCACGGCGAGGGATGGCACAACAACCATCACGCTCAGCCCCGCGCTGCGGCGCACGGCCATCGTTGGTACGAATTTGATATGTCGTGGCGAGTGATTCAATTACTCGAAGCGGTGGGCTTGGCCAAGGATGTCGTTCGTCCAAAAGCGAACGCGGCTGCCGAGGAGTAAGGACCACAAGCAGCCGATCGTAGATCGTGGTGGGCGACCGTCACTTTTGTGTTGGCTTTTTCTCATGAGCACTCTCACCACCTCGGTCATCGCCGCGCGTTGGATTTTTCCGATTTCGGGGCCACCGTTCTATCATGGCTGGATCCGCATTCGCGACCAACGGGTGACCGAATTCGGTAGCGGCCAAGCTCCGCGGGGGGCCGTGGACCTTGGGGATGTTGCGATACTTCCCCAACTCGTCAACGCCCACACCCATTTGGAATTCTCTGATTGCACGGTTCCCGTTGGTGAAGTTGGTGTAACGCTCGATCAATGGATTGGTGAAGTCGTGGCGGCGAGGAAGAATGCCACCGAGGAAAGCAAAGCCAAGGCGATCCGAGCCGGAGTGGAGGAATCAGCCCGCGCGGGCGTCGCTTTGGTGGGTGAGATTGCCACGCCACCGGTCGTCGGCACGATCGAGGCAGGCACGATCGAGGAAGGCGGGATGGAGATCATTTCCTTTGCGGAAACCCTTGGTTTGTCCGAATCGCGAGGGGCGGAAAGATTGGCGGCTGCCCGTCATCATTTGCAGAGCTTTCCCACGGCCGGCATTAGCCCGCACGCGCCCTATTCGACGACGCCCGAGGTGATTCAACAATGCATCGAATTGGCGATCCGTCACCGGCGACCGCTCGCGATGCATGTGGCGGAATCACCTTCCGAGCGCGAGCTGCTTGAGTCGGCAACAGGGCCGATGGCGGATCGGCTCAAAACGATGGGCGTTTGGCGCGAGGGGCTTTTTCCTTGGCCGAAAGATCCGTTTTGTCATTTGATTGCGATGCTCGCCAAGGCGCCTCGCTCGCTGCTGATCCACGGCAATGATCTGCGGCCCAATGAAATGGCATGCGTTGCCAAGCATCCCCAAATGACAGTCGTCTTCTGCCCTCGCACGCATGCATTTTTCGGCTACCCACGACATCCGGTCGACTTGATGCTGCGTCATGGCATTCCGGTTGCCCTCGGCACGGATTCACGAGCGAGCAATCCCGACTTGAACCTCTGGGACGAGGTCCGGTTCCTGCTCAACCATCGCCAAGACCTCGATCCGCAGGATGTCCTCGCGATGGCAACGATTCACGGTGCGAATGCGTTAGGACGACTCGATTTAGGCCGGATCCGAGGCGGCAGCCTCGCGCGATTCGGATGCGTGCCAACCGACGCATGCTCGCTTCAAGAAGCGATGGCGGATCTCGCTCGCGGTGATCGTCTTCAACCCGTGTTCATTCCAACTTGCAATCCGTCGGGTGCGTAGACACTTCGTCCTCCGTCAACCGGCAAACAGACGCCAGTGATGAAGTCGTTTTCGCACAAGAATTGAACGGCATGGGCAATGTTCTCTGGCGTTCCGATCCGTTCGACCAAGGTGCTGTTCGCAATCCGTTCGCGCTGATCCGCATCGACGTCGTCGCCAAGCAGCACCGGCCCCGGTTGCAGACAATTGACTCGAACGCGGTGATTGCGTGCCCCGAGTTCAACCGCCAACGATCGGGTCATCACTTCGATCGATCCTTTGCTCGGAAAGTAGGCGGCATGGTCGAGATAGGGTCGAACGGTCGCCCAATCGCCAAGGTTGATGATCGAGCCACCAGACGGTTGTTCGACCATCCTCAACCCGGCAGCGCGTGAACACAAAAACGTCCCGAGTGAGTTGATGTCAAAATAGCGACGAACTTCATCCGCCGTGACCGATTCAAGAGGAGTCGGATGCCAGATGGCAGCGGAATTGACGAGGATGTCGATGCGGCCAAAGTGATCGACCGTTTGCGACACGATTCGGTCGCCAACGCCCTCCTCTTGAAGTGCACCTTGCGTCACGATCACGTCGACGTTGTATCTCTGACGTATCTGGTCCGCGGCGAGGCTCGACTGTTCGGTGCTGCTGTTGGCGTGCAGCGCGATACGGCATTGCAGCTTGGCGAGCCAATCCGCGATCGCTCGACCGACGCGCGGTGCACCGCTGCCGGTCACCAATGCGACCGGAGCATCGCAATCAAAGGTTTGCTGTAACAGTCGCATCAGGTCACAAAATGGGAATTCGTTGCACGGAGCTTTCGTAAATGCTTACGGTCAAGGATCAGAAAAGGATCGACAAGCGGTTGCCACTGCTCCCCCCGTTGGACGATCCGATTCTCGTCAATCGGACCGAGTCGGTTGGCGGCAAGAGCGAGGTACGGTATGCGGTCTGGCAAGATATCCATCAAACGAGCCATGGTCGCATCGACGGCGGTCAAGTTCGTGCCCACCAGGATCAGGCCCATGTTTTTGGGGGTTCCTAAGATGGGCCCATCGCCCTCCATGCAATCGATACCGTCGACAATTGCGATCCGGCGGCCGACCGAAGCATTGATATCGTAAACCGTTTGGGGAATTCCGTTGAAATGCAATACATTTTTGGGCCACCCGTATTTGATCCCCGGGATGACGCCGTACAGATTTTTCATCGCACCGGTCATTCCCATCCAATGGTGCGTTTTCATCTTTGGCATGCTGACCACCAAATCCGCTTCAATGACCGCTCGCGGAAAGTAGAACTGCTTCAAATCACACGCTTTGCCCGCATTCGCAACCGGTCGGATTTCTTGATAGTTCAAATCTTCGAACGACATTCGTACCTCTTGGAGCGCTTCCATGACGCCTGATTCCATCAGCGCTTGTTCGGTATCACGCACATGGCCGGGGCCCTCGCCAACGGTCACGTCGGCGTCCCAGCCACGGAACACTTCGACCGCTGCCTGGATCACGATCGGATGGGTCGTCATCTGAGGGGACAACCGCGAGGGTTCGACGAGGTTCGGTTTCAGCAGGACCCGTTTGCCACGAATCGTCCCAGGATCAAATTCACAGGCCAACAATCCGTCGCGAATCGTTCGAACCAATTCACCCGTATACGATTGGTGCCTTGCAATGAAGACAGAACTTTTCCTCTGAGACCGATGAACCAAGTAGCCCGCGCCTGCAGCGGTGGCCGCCGTGGCAGCGGTTGCGACCAAGAATCCGCGCCGATCGGGTTGAGAAGGGCTCGCGGCGGTCTCGTTGTTGGGGTGGGGATCGCTCATCAATGGACACCGCTTTCGGCTGGGGCGATCCGGTGCGGTTCAACATTCAACAGCGGCGATTCGCGAGTCTTGGCCGCCAGCAGCAACAGGTTTTGGCGATGGGGGTTCTCTTCGATCAAGCGAAGCCGATTGATCGCCGATCGAAGGGGCCACTCAAACTCGATCTCAGACCGGTCCTCTTCGTCCCAGGCTGCGGAAACGAGTGCATGCATCACCCACGACAACGAGATGGCTGCCATCGGACGGTTCAGTTCGTTTTGTAGGTAGCGGATCGTCGCTTTGATCGGTTCCGGTCGTGGCGTCACGCGATGAAACGCCACCACACACATGGCGCTGGGCAACAGGTGAGGCCGAAGTTCTTGACCCAGCACAAAGGTATTTCCGTAGTTGGCACCCCCATCGGGCAATTGTCGATCAATCAACAACTCCGCGGCCTCGATGGCTCGCGGGTGATCGGCGTAACCACAATGTCGCATTGCTAGCAGCGCCATTGCAGTAGGCTCTAACCATGAATGAGTTCCCTGAACCCAAGGCCATCCCACCAATTGGCTGTCGTGGCCGAACGTGTCATTCGGCTCAATCTTCTCGCCACCGAAACCGGTCAGGAAATCGATTGCGCGACGATAGGCGTCGCGATAACGCCATTTGGCTGATTCGTTTGCAGCATCGGGCCACTTTTGTTCGAAGGTTCGCCAAGCGATCGCGGCGAGAGACGTCGCCCAAAAGGGCCCTTGGTCATGCAAGTTGACGGAGACCGCCCCGTGGCGGTTTTGGGCTTGAATCAGACAGCGGCAGGCTTCGATCGCGGCCTCCTTCAATCCGTAGGCCGATGCGGAAATCGCCGCAAACGCGACCGGTTCGGCCGCCGCAGGCTCACCGCGCGCGTATCCGATGATCGGCTGGGCATTCAATCGCTTTTGTTGCTGATCGATCCAGTCAGCGAGGGTCACATCCATGTCTTGATTTGGCATTTGTCGGAGGACTTTAAGATGCCACTTGGTCACGGTCTGCAATCGTACGAAGGACCCGGGACCAAGGCAAGGCAGATTGTGTCCACCCGTGCACCGAGGGTGTGCAGAGGGGGGAACGGTGCTTATTGCTGTCCCAATGCAACGAGGTATTGCTGCTGTTTCGGCCCTTCGATGACGGTCGTCCGGATCAACAGTCGATCGTCAATGGCAAGCGGTGTGGCAAAGATCGAATCGCCCGTTTGATTTTCGGCAAGCAAATCGAACCGATCCGGCGTTGCGGCCAAGACATAGACCGTACCTCGTTCGGACGCGATGTAGATCCGATCTCGGACCAATGTCGGTGAGGCGCTAACGCCCCCTCCGAAGAGTCTTTTCTGCCACATCGGTTTTCCGTCAACGGTTCGCCAACAAAATGCGACGCCGTTATCTGCCACCGCGAACACGTAGTTGGAAATCGTCAACAAGGATTGTTCATAGCATTTGATTTGGTTGTCCCAGATCAAATTGCGTGAACCGTCCCCCGCGACACACCACGTTCCCGAGTCGGGATTTCCACCACTGATGAGGACTCGGCGATCGTCCCAAACCACCGTTCCGCAGATCGCTTCGGTCGTTGTTTCGACTCGCCACAATTCTCTGCCGCTCGGTGGGTCATAGGAACAAATCAATTCGCCACCGGCCAGCAGGATTTGTCGCTTTCCAGCGAGTGTCGCGGCGATGGGGGATGCAAAGTTCAAATTGACGGGTCGCTTTGCGTTCCAAACCACTTGCCCCGATTGGACATCCAAGGCGTACAGCCCGCTATCGGCACCATCGTACTCTGACGCAACGATCACCAAGTCGTCCTCGACGATCGGACTGGCGCCATAGCCAAACTGAAATCGCTGTGGTTTGAAATCGCCGATTTTCTTTTTCCAAACTTCGCGTCCTTCGAACGTCAAAGCGGTCAGCCAAATCGCATCGTCGGTGTGGAAACAGGCAAACACACGCTCTCCGTCGGATGCCGGACTTGGCGACGCGTAGGAGTTTTTCGAGTGGATCCGCTCGGGCAACGTGCCGCGGTGCAGAACCCAATTGTCCATCAAACGACCACTTTGGCGATCCAGTTTCAAGACGCTCTGAGTCCCAGCGTCTTCATCGGCCGTCGTCAAGAAAATCGAATCGCCCACGACGATTGGCGTCGAATGACCGTAGCCTGGGATCGCCGTTTTCCAAGAGACATTTTCCGACGTGGTCAGATCCCATCGAAGTGGGGCATCGGTGGACGGGTCCGCGTGGTTGTCGCCATTGGGGCCACGCCACTGAGGCCAATCTTGGGCCAAAGCTGCATGACCGAGCAAGACATAGGTCGAAAGCACGAGCCAGAGTCGCGGTTGAAGCATCGCTAAGGTATTTCGAAAGAGAAGAAGCCTCTCCAAATGCGCGAGACCCGCTGAGTGGATCGATCGCGTGATGGAGTCGACCGGAATCGGTCGGTGAGTAGATACTGGCTAATTGTACCGTGA contains:
- a CDS encoding acyl-CoA desaturase translates to MPTEEIELPTEGIDPQRLPLPEATQPLKILWQYVIVLLAIHAFALLALLPYMFTWSGVLLAILGHFTFGMLGITIGYHRLLTHRGFACPKWLEHTFAVFGMCNLQDSPARWVAIHRMHHQHSDHQPDPHSPLANFLWGHVGWVVCRHRDLDRTSHYERYVRDLLRDPFYLRLERRGGWFFVFLAHAVLIAVAGALFGYWASGGVTSESIRYGYSWAVWAVAVRTVFVLHGTWAVNSLSHVFGYRNYETRDNSRNNWLVALFSHGEGWHNNHHAQPRAAAHGHRWYEFDMSWRVIQLLEAVGLAKDVVRPKANAAAEE
- a CDS encoding small basic protein, whose amino-acid sequence is MTMDRSLKVQAGAIKSRNVMTRAERIARLKELNRFDPEASIVGMPKVRVPKVSLKKKKKVKKDEDSADK
- a CDS encoding amidohydrolase family protein; the protein is MSTLTTSVIAARWIFPISGPPFYHGWIRIRDQRVTEFGSGQAPRGAVDLGDVAILPQLVNAHTHLEFSDCTVPVGEVGVTLDQWIGEVVAARKNATEESKAKAIRAGVEESARAGVALVGEIATPPVVGTIEAGTIEEGGMEIISFAETLGLSESRGAERLAAARHHLQSFPTAGISPHAPYSTTPEVIQQCIELAIRHRRPLAMHVAESPSERELLESATGPMADRLKTMGVWREGLFPWPKDPFCHLIAMLAKAPRSLLIHGNDLRPNEMACVAKHPQMTVVFCPRTHAFFGYPRHPVDLMLRHGIPVALGTDSRASNPDLNLWDEVRFLLNHRQDLDPQDVLAMATIHGANALGRLDLGRIRGGSLARFGCVPTDACSLQEAMADLARGDRLQPVFIPTCNPSGA
- a CDS encoding carboxypeptidase-like regulatory domain-containing protein; this translates as MFTVFSTLAAILAFSGVPLSGRVVDQNDQPVDGAVVKISVGRPRTGPALTCPSCYVDCGKFVLTDADGKFHFEGVSSDLFFGLTAGALGYQGALARDVDPLEPDLTLRIAKLDDVDPGETLAGKVVDLQGNAISGAMITVGTTHYLDGSLTGPGRQITPATVTDADGQFALTVRAAIRSTTLKVRVPGFAPQDVVGMQRGRTGQVIQMGPGGSLMGRMLLDGKPVSGMKLGLVQMDRRIGNVVTPDEIVTAADGMFRWDNLPPAADYAIYSQFEQLSDAALAVSIVTVPADGELADLGEIAAQKSHGLKIQIVMSDGAEVPEGSFCYLTRSKAAHSAKEPLSSTSLQSVAFDGLATEVVEIGVRIPNYEIESSDPPSQIDLNGRLQRWSDHDETIVIQMRKRR
- a CDS encoding TIGR03067 domain-containing protein; translation: MQLRVLTTLLAWLTCVPMAFAANGDLQRLQGKWKVTQLTEDGRVIPVDAIQLWLPSGGEVEIKANAIVFESPVDKKQYAKSFSLANPNFISIISPDQTAGEGIYQFDSSGNQVAMCVTDPRVAPRPTDFSSPPGSKRMMLVLQRQAASAIPPGAFAKPIPLPPPPSGITSSPGTNPNTPAIAAGSLTDAQVAQMLSGTWALRDAMGTLAVTYHPNGAYTAYRQHEQIAMFQQMFAQPPASTGTWSVQNGLLTMKIASSVQPQTINQTIVFAVRTISAKDLVLLDQLGRVVTSARVK
- a CDS encoding hybrid sensor histidine kinase/response regulator → MSEGSGFLSRVFADARSTYQSLADALPVSLLVKDIDSRRIFANKQYLTVRGKTLDQILDKDDFDLFPVEIASNYIADDQVVLRTGETLHDIEETVFADGRTRWIERFKCPILDPRGKVIGIQLLFWDVTERLQAEDELRREQRLLRTLMDNIPDSIYFKDEQSRFLRISRMMVEKFGMLAESSVIGKSDADIFTTEHAKGAREDELRIMRTGEPLVDRVERETWPDKDDTYVMTTKMPLRDEAGTIIGTFGISRDVTELTKSQQALREARDVATQANQAKSNFLANMSHEIRTPMNAIIGMSELLALTDLTPEQRDYNHLVSDSADALLRLLNEILDFSKIEANRLELECIPMALRDVIEKSGQTLSVKAAEKSLELLCRVAPDVPNRLLGDPGRLRQILVNLIGNAIKFTENGNVFVDVNLCNEAAARPDHKADSSTLWLRFQVADTGIGIPAEKLSSVLEAFTQADSSTTRRFGGTGLGLAISKQLIELMGGQLNVESEPNEGTTFWFVLPFRVAPKQQAPNPQLRNLSGTRVLVVDDNEVNRRILQEIFAVWGFEATLVDGGSSAIERFRQAQQTSEPYQLAVLDCMMPEMDGFELAATIRDEFPKAEIKMIMLSSANLPDDAARLKKLGIARYLTKPVVQSELLDTIVHVLGASRPMHPESILADVSDCPPLRILVAEDGLANQQVALGMLKICGHTGVVANDGREAVSRWQTEPFDVILMDMHMPVMDGIEATKAIRQIEQSSDCSDPIPIIALTAAAMQEDSEACLNAGMDGFLAKPIHAKKLQEMLAKFSPDRSGQTSDNSAEPCDLEKQEDEPEIDLEATDVVDLRAAQERLPGGQRGLCRLAEVFVGECESLIKTLDETIPDGDLEQIQRAAHTLKGSSNLFFANQVYASARLVEVAAKEADRDALVGLLEQLKIEVQAMLKVLRKVVSEGVA